From a single Okeanomitos corallinicola TIOX110 genomic region:
- a CDS encoding biopolymer transporter ExbD has protein sequence MKVNLHTPIEEAQIQIIPLIDVVFCILTFFLLAAVQFTRQQAINIDLPKASTGTTSFANSSSNILPVTIDALGKIFIEKDQVSREELQTRLKNYVETNPSGILVLNASRTATYNDVIETLDLLRQVGGNRVSLGIIPGASQSLGNLSDFSTPPVVPIPNTVTIPGSDPQNNLNPSFPLAPSPFSLPGQGINPSISPVFPNSTPPPLSTTPENNNSTP, from the coding sequence ATGAAAGTTAACTTACATACTCCCATTGAAGAAGCCCAAATTCAGATTATTCCTTTAATTGATGTTGTTTTTTGTATCCTGACTTTTTTCCTGTTGGCTGCGGTGCAATTCACCAGACAACAAGCTATTAACATTGATTTACCCAAAGCAAGTACAGGTACGACCTCTTTTGCTAACTCAAGCAGTAATATTTTACCTGTCACTATAGATGCTCTTGGGAAAATCTTCATTGAAAAAGACCAGGTAAGTAGGGAAGAATTGCAAACAAGATTAAAAAACTACGTTGAAACTAACCCTAGTGGCATATTGGTACTTAATGCTTCTCGCACAGCCACCTATAATGATGTGATTGAAACCTTAGATTTGCTCCGACAGGTGGGAGGTAATCGAGTTTCTTTAGGTATTATTCCTGGTGCTTCTCAATCACTTGGTAATTTATCAGACTTTTCCACTCCCCCAGTTGTACCAATACCTAATACTGTCACCATTCCAGGGAGTGATCCGCAAAATAATCTTAACCCTTCTTTTCCCTTAGCCCCTAGTCCATTTTCCTTACCAGGACAAGGTATCAACCCCAGTATTTCCCCAGTATTTCCCAATAGTACCCCCCCTCCACTATCAACAACACCAGAAAATAACAATTCCACACCTTAA
- a CDS encoding MotA/TolQ/ExbB proton channel family protein yields the protein MDILDLFKKGGPAMWPLLVLSVLSLSVIFERFWFWLRIFTQEKEIVERVLDAATDNWEIATEIAKKAYSQPIGRFLYAPLHLQKIDAETFRLALESTAAEEVAGMRRGEKLLEAVIAISPLLGLLGTVLGLIQSLGSIRIGDLGTESTVGVTTGIGESLISTATGLVVAIVTLVFYRLFQGFVVNQIKVFNKAGNDLELLYRQSPPDPNQSKLGIIKEPKEETVISTSKRRKNNFNQNSVLNSEEKTSHTSPNSPPELENES from the coding sequence GTGGATATTTTAGACCTGTTTAAAAAAGGTGGCCCAGCAATGTGGCCTTTACTAGTGCTATCAGTTCTGTCTTTAAGTGTGATTTTTGAGCGTTTCTGGTTCTGGTTGCGAATCTTCACCCAGGAAAAAGAAATAGTGGAGCGCGTCCTTGATGCTGCCACCGATAACTGGGAAATCGCCACAGAAATAGCCAAAAAAGCCTACAGTCAACCCATTGGACGTTTTCTCTATGCACCCCTACACTTGCAAAAAATTGATGCAGAAACCTTCCGACTAGCTTTAGAGTCTACCGCCGCAGAAGAAGTAGCAGGAATGCGGAGAGGAGAAAAACTCTTAGAAGCTGTAATAGCCATTTCCCCATTGTTGGGATTATTGGGTACAGTCTTAGGTTTAATACAGTCATTAGGTTCAATTAGGATTGGTGATTTAGGAACAGAATCTACCGTTGGTGTTACCACAGGTATTGGTGAATCCTTAATTAGTACAGCTACTGGGTTAGTAGTCGCCATTGTGACATTAGTTTTTTATCGTTTGTTTCAAGGTTTTGTAGTCAACCAAATCAAAGTTTTTAACAAAGCTGGTAACGATTTAGAATTACTTTACCGTCAGTCTCCACCAGATCCTAACCAAAGTAAATTAGGAATAATTAAAGAACCCAAAGAAGAGACTGTTATTTCCACTTCCAAACGACGCAAAAACAATTTTAACCAAAACTCTGTACTCAACTCTGAAGAAAAAACCTCCCATACCTCACCTAACTCACCACCAGAGCTAGAAAATGAAAGTTAA